Within the Luteimonas sp. JM171 genome, the region GAGGCCACCGGCCAGTCGCCCGAGGTCAGCGCCCGCAGGCCGCTGCCGTCCTCGTTGGCCACGTACAGGTGCTGGAAACCGCTCCGCTCCGAGCTCCACAGGATGCGCCCGTCCCTGAGGAAGCGCAGGCTGTCGTGCAGCGGGACCCAGGTGTCGGCGGTTTCGGTGATCAGCACCCGCTGCGCGCCCGACTCCAGCGAGGCCTCGATCAGCTCCAGCGTCTGCTGGTCGCGGCTCTGGCGCTGGAACGTCAGCCGCTCCGGGCCGCGCCAGTCCACCCGCGCCAGGTAGATGTCGGTGTCCCCGCCCAGGTCGATCCAGCGGGGCTGCGCGCCCTCGCGCGGCGCGATCACCCCCAGCTGCACGATCACGTTGGGGTCGCCCGCGAACGGGTAGCGCTGCTCGATCACCTCGGTGCGGTCCGGGTACACCTCGTAGCGGCGGTGGATGGAGACCGGCGACTCGTCGATGCGCGCGAACGCGATCGCCGAATCATCGGGCGCCCACCAGTAGCCGGTGTGCCGGCCCATCTCCTCGTCGGCCACGAACTCGGCCACGCCGTTGCCGATCACGTCCGAGCCGTCATGGGTGAGGCGGATCTCGCGGCTGTCGTCGAGGTCGATCACCCACAGGTCGCGCTCGCGGATGAAGCTCACGTAGCCGCCCTGTGGCGACAGCTTGGGATCGGTGGCGAAACCGCCGCCGTCGGTGAGCTTGCGCACCGCGCCGGCGCCTTCGGCGGCCAGGTCATACAGGTACAGCTCCCCGCCCAGCGGGAACAGCAGGCGCGAGGCATCCGGCGCCCACTGGTAATCCACGATCCCGCTCAGGCCGGCGATGCGCTGGCGCTCGCGCCGCGCCTTCTCCTCGTCGCTCAGCTCCTCCTCGCCGGGCAGCACCACGGACGAGTCCACCAGCATCCGGGTCTGGCCGCTTTCAATGTGGTACTCCCACAGGTCCAGCCGGTTGCGGTCATCGTCGCGCCCGCGCAGGAAGGTCACCCGGGACCCGTCCGGCGCCACCTGCGGCCGCATCAGCGTCGGCCCCGACAGCGCCGCGTCGCCGGTGATGGCCTCCAGCGTCAGGCGGCTGTGGTTGGCGTTGGCGGATGGCGAGGAGGCGGTGGCGGTGGAAGCGGCAATCATCAGCGTGGCGGCGGCAAGGAGGCGGCGCATGGGTTCTCCAGCAGGGCGTGGAATCAACCCCGTAAGTCTACCCGGCGCCCCGACGGTGGCTCAGCGGCCGAACAGGTTCTTCTTCTGCTCTTCGGTCATCGGCTTGCCCAGGTCCGGGTTCACCTGCTTGCCGAGTGCATAGGCCTTCGCAGTCGCCGGCCGGGCGGCGATCGCTTCGTGCCAGCGCACCACGTTGGGGTAGGGCGCCATGTCGATGGGGGCGCTGTCGTAGGCGTTGATCCATGGGAACACGGCCATGTCGGCAATCGAATACCCGTCGCCGGCGATGAACTCCCGCCCCCCAAGCCGCGTGTCCAGCACCTTCATCAGCCGCTGCACTTCCTTCGTATAGCGGTCGATCGCGTACTGGATCTTCTCCGGCGCGTACACGTTGAAATGCCCGTACTGCCCGCTCATCGGGCCTTGCCCGGCCACCTGCCAGAACAGCCACTCCAGCACCTCGATCCGCGCGCGCGGCTCCTCGGGCAGGAACTTGCCGGTCTTCTCGGCCAGGTACAGCAGGATCGCGCCGGACTCGAACACGCTCTGCGGCCCGCCGCCGTGCACCGGCTCATGGTCCACGATCGCCGGCATCTTGTTGTTGGGCGAAATCTCCAGGAACTCCGGCTTGAACTGGTCGCCGGCGCCAATGTCCACCGGCTTCACCGCATACTCCAGCCCGGCCTCCTCCAGCAGCAGCGTGACCTTGTGGCCGTTGGGGGTGGGCCAGTAATAGAGATCGATCATCGGGAACCTCCGGCGAAAAACGGGATTCCCAGTCTAGGCATCCGGCGGCAGGGTGGCGTGCACGCCCGGGCAACGCTCCGGTGCGCGGCCAGGCCCCAACGGCGCCAGTGGCGCGGGCATACCCGCGGCGATAGGCTGTCGCCAACCGCCGGTGAGGGGGGAGATGATTCCTGGAAGGCACGCCGATGCGCAGCGGCGCCAGCGACCGGCTGGCCGGCGGGGGCTGGGATGAAGGCGGCCCTGGACGCGGCCGCGGCCACCCGCCGCCGGCGCGCCTGGCTGGCCGGCAGCCTGCTGCTGCTTGGCCTGGTGGCCGCGGCGGCCCTGATCGCCTGGGGCGACCTCCAGGTCCGGCGCCAGGCCGGCGAACGCTACGTGCAGGCCCTGGCCGACAGCCACGCGCGCGAGGTGGGCCATGAACTGACCGCGCTGGAGGCGGAGTTCCGCGCGCTTGCCGATGCCCTGGCCGCGGTGCGCGGCATTGCCCCGGAGACCGCGCCCCTGCTTGTGGACGAGGCACGCCCGGGCGTGGCCCGGCGCCACCCCGCGCTGGCCGGCCTGCGAC harbors:
- a CDS encoding DPP IV N-terminal domain-containing protein is translated as MRRLLAAATLMIAASTATASSPSANANHSRLTLEAITGDAALSGPTLMRPQVAPDGSRVTFLRGRDDDRNRLDLWEYHIESGQTRMLVDSSVVLPGEEELSDEEKARRERQRIAGLSGIVDYQWAPDASRLLFPLGGELYLYDLAAEGAGAVRKLTDGGGFATDPKLSPQGGYVSFIRERDLWVIDLDDSREIRLTHDGSDVIGNGVAEFVADEEMGRHTGYWWAPDDSAIAFARIDESPVSIHRRYEVYPDRTEVIEQRYPFAGDPNVIVQLGVIAPREGAQPRWIDLGGDTDIYLARVDWRGPERLTFQRQSRDQQTLELIEASLESGAQRVLITETADTWVPLHDSLRFLRDGRILWSSERSGFQHLYVANEDGSGLRALTSGDWPVASLLAVDEDAGLVYFAASPDAPLEMHINVVPLEGGEVKRLSREPGTHSASFARNASVYVDSWSSTTTLPQVQLFRADGSHIADLVTNDPADPEHPYARFIDAHLPVEFDTMTAADGRTTLYYSLIKPAGFDPSRKYPVVVHVYGGPVGRTVTNAWPTRGDALFNQYLAQRGYVVFSIDNRGTPGRGAEFVGALYRNQGTVEVEDQVQGVEWLRDQPWVDPARIGVHGWSNGGYMTLMLLAKAPDHYACGISGAPVADWALYDTHYTERYMHTPQDNPEGYREASVFTHADNIRSGSLLLIHGMADDNVLFSNATQLMSQLQQAGTAFELMTYPGAKHGLRGKDALHRYRLSESFFNRCLGHSPE
- a CDS encoding glutathione S-transferase C-terminal domain-containing protein; its protein translation is MIDLYYWPTPNGHKVTLLLEEAGLEYAVKPVDIGAGDQFKPEFLEISPNNKMPAIVDHEPVHGGGPQSVFESGAILLYLAEKTGKFLPEEPRARIEVLEWLFWQVAGQGPMSGQYGHFNVYAPEKIQYAIDRYTKEVQRLMKVLDTRLGGREFIAGDGYSIADMAVFPWINAYDSAPIDMAPYPNVVRWHEAIAARPATAKAYALGKQVNPDLGKPMTEEQKKNLFGR